From Cryptomeria japonica unplaced genomic scaffold, Sugi_1.0 HiC_scaffold_94, whole genome shotgun sequence, a single genomic window includes:
- the LOC131864817 gene encoding aspartic proteinase nepenthesin-2-like, translating to MAATFRAAHSFGGIAFGCSFVVQGDDLEFSTALLFGSAAELNGIGVQSTMVINNTVLPKLNGYYHLSVEGITLGNVSLNIPRGSFDIQANESGGFIIDSGTHYTVLPHAAFTAVVSVLDSVLWLPRANDSKAGLSVCYSSPYYDYIPDVNMTFHMLGADYVVDGEHNFVQYRESGPTKIGYLLCLAMLDMDEASVAGVPTVLGSFQQQDYHILYDNAKQRLSFTPTLCRSLYMSSYPSYLQSKVPVPILGCHILLPLLLLYFVAFSLTV from the exons ATGGCCGCTACATTCCGGGCTGCGCATTCCTTTGGCGGAATAGCGTTTGGGTGCAGCTTTGTCGTTCAGGGAGATGACTTGGA ATTTTCCACGGCTCTCCTGTTCGGCAGCGCAGCCGAGTTGAACGGCATAGGAGTGCAGTCGACGATGGTGATAAACAACACAGTCCTGCCCAAGCTTAATGGTTACTATCATCTCTCCGTAGAAGGAATAACTCTGGGGAACGTGTCTCTCAATATTCCACGAGGATCGTTCGATATACAAGCAAATGAAAGCGGTGGATTCATCATTGACTCTGGAACACACTACACAGTTTTGCCGCATGCTGCCTTCACTGCAGTGGTATCTGTTTTGGATTCTGTCCTATGGCTACCCAGAGCTAACGATTCCAAAGCTGGTTTAAGTGTATGCTATTCATCACCCTACTACGACTATATCCCTGATGTGAATATGACTTTCCATATGCTTGGTGCAGATTATGTTGTCGATGGTGAACATAATTTTGTTCAATATAGAGAATCTGGTCCGACTAAAATAGGATATTTACTATGTCTGGCAATGTTAGATATGGATGAGGCTTCGGTTGCAGGTGTGCCGACCGTCCTTGGAAGTTTTCAGCAACAAGATTACCATATTCTGTATGACAACGCTAAGCAGAGGCTCTCCTTTACTCCCACCCTCTGCAGGTCTCTGTATATGTCCTCTTACCCCTCGTACCTACAGTCCAAAGTTCCAGTCCCTATATTAGGGTGCCATATCTTGTTACCGCTGCTTCTGCTTTATTTTGTAGCTTTCTCATTAACAGTATAA
- the LOC131864818 gene encoding aspartic proteinase nepenthesin-2-like: MAYKNVVTMLAVNLFMCCFCTLFLAEAMRANHHFRSDSAFTRLKRMEASIKAQSTGRLETLVGMGVPVVGEDRAYFMTIGMGTPPINIRSQVDTSSDLIWFDCTALPAGSSTFKSVPCPSSFCSDLPNSTCSTNCQFSHNYTGGRNISGELFSETFTMTNGSGAVHSFGGVAFGCSHDTQGQSEVGANGVVWNNGLVGRNGVVGLGRGKLSLISQIGESKFSYCLADDYAEDYDDITYTPLLFGSAEELSGTGVQSTMMIKNSARPELNNYYYLSMEGISVGNISVNIPQGTFDIQANGSGGFIIDSATPYTVLPHGAFTAVASVLDSLFDSASGFRRINNSRDGFSLCYQSPYALAPYLNMTFHMGRGADFVIEGRQNFITYTDVDPSVVCLAVLDMGDASVEGVPAVLGNFQQQNYHILYDNGNETLSFVTTNCRRLVNGPSLYPEYSQSKALTLGCHGLSLALDSTNLLCLRIPTTPTTAFTPSFRALF, translated from the exons ATGGCATACAAAAATGTGGTCACAATGCTTGCGGTAAATCTGTTCATGTGCTGCTTTTGTACGTTGTTTCTTGCAGAAGCTATGCGCGCAAACCACCACTTCAGAAGTGATTCAGCCTTTACAAGGCTCAAAAGAATGGAAGCCTCAATTAAAGCTCAAAGTACGGGAAGACTAGAAACCCTAGTGGGTATGGGTGTTCCTGTGGTGGGCGAGGACAGAGCATACTTCATGACAATTGGCATGGGAACGCCACCAATAAACATACGCTCACAAGTTGATACGAGCAGCGATCTAATTTGGTTTGACTGTACAGCCCTCCCCGCAGGTTCCTCTACCTTCAAATCTGTTCCCTGCCCATCTTCCTTCTGCTCTGATCTTCCCAATTCCACCTGTTCAACAAACTGTCAATTTTCTCATAATTACACAGGCGGCCGGAACATATCGGGCGAGTTATTCTCCGAGACCTTCACCATGACAAATGGAAGCGGGGCCGTGCATTCCTTTGGTGGAGTAGCGTTTGGGTGCAGCCATGACACCCAGGGACAGAGCGAGGTGGGCGCCAACGGCGTGGTGTGGAACAACGGCCTCGTGGGGAGAAACGGCGTTGTGGGGCTCGGGCGAGGGAAATTATCGCTTATCTCACAGATTGGCGAGTCTAAATTTTCCTACTGTCTTGCTGATGATTATGCGGAAGACTACGATGACATAACCTACACGCCTCTCCTTTTTGGCAGCGCAGAAGAATTGAGCGGCACAGGAGTGCAGTCGACAATGATGATAAAAAACTCAGCCAGGCCGGAGCTCAACAACTACTATTACCTCTCTATGGAAGGGATAAGTGTGGGGAATATATCTGTGAATATTCCGCAAGGAACGTTCGATATACAAGCGAATGGAAGCGGGGGATTCATCATCGACTCTGCAACACCGTACACTGTTTTACCGCATGGCGCCTTCACTGCAGTAGCATCTGTTTTGGACTCTCTTTTCGATTCTGCTTCTGGGTTCCGGAGAATTAACAATTCTCGAGATGGGTTTAGTCTATGCTATCAATCACCTTATGCCTTGGCACCTTATCTGAATATGACTTTTCACATGGGTAGGGGCGCAGACTTTGTTATTGAAGGAAGACAGAATTTCATTACATATACAGACGTTGATCCTTCTGTAGTGTGTCTGGCAGTGCTGGACATGGGGGATGCTTCTGTTGAAGGTGTGCCAGCCGTCCTTGGAAATTTTCAACAACAAAATTATCATATTCTTTACGACAATGGCAATGAGACTCTTTCGTTTGTCACCACCAATTGCAGGCGTCTTGTGAATGGCCCTTCACTCTACCCGGAATACTCACAGTCTAAAGCTCTCACCTTGGGCTGCCATGGTTTGTCGCTGGCG CTGGACTCCACTAATCTTCTCTGTCTCCGTATCCCTACTACTCCAACTACCGCATTCACTCCATCTTTTCGA GCTCTGTTTTAA